The Saprospiraceae bacterium genomic interval GACAATTGCTTCAGGCTTAAAGACGGTCCTGACGCTCCGGATGTTGATTTTATTGAACTGGATCGCGAACTGGTTATGGTACTTACCAATGATATTGGATCCAATAATTATCATGAGTCTTGGGCAGATAAAGGAATTGGTTTACCTCCAGGGGTGGATAGTCTCTATCGTTTTGAAGGTTACCGCATTTTTCAATTGGCAGATGCATCAGTCACATTGACAGAGGCTGTTATTGCCGATCCTACAAAGGCAAGAGAGATCTTTACCGTGGATCTGAAGAATAATATCACAAAAATTTATAACTGGGTAGGTACAAAAAATCCAAACCCGGATCAGACAACACATCCGATTGTGTATAGTCCTGTCGAAAAGGTTTCAGGTGCGGATGTAGGTATACGCCATACATTCAGAATTAAAGAAGACCAATTTGCGACCAGCGACCGGAGACTGGTCAACCATAAAAAATATTATTTTGTGGCCATAGCCTATGGTTATAACAATTATAAAAGCTATGACCTCGTGGAAAACCTCGGACAAAGAACACAGTATTGTCCTGGCCGATTGAACATCGGGCCGAATGGAGACGGTAAACCATATACGGCGGTTCCCAGACCTCAGGTTTACGAAAAATTAAATGCAGAATACGGACAGGGATTTGAAATCACACGCCACGATGGTGTGGGCGCAGGCCATATCGATCTGAAATTGAAGTCTGATATGTATGATAAAATGCTGAGTCCAAATTTTGATGGGAAAATCACCTATCAGGGGGGCAGTGGTCCGGTTGAAATAAAAGTTTACGATCCGCTTCGGGTTAAAGACGGAGATTACCAGCTTCGTTTTACCGATGCCAATTTGAATAATACAAAATTAGACGACCCGGTAAACTGGATGCTGATCCGGACCAATTCAAACGATACCATTTTTGCTGAATCCGATATCAACCAGTTCAATGAACAGGTTATGAATAAATTCGGAATATCTGTGGCGATAGGTCAAACCGTTGATGCCGGCAGCGATTCCACCAATACTTGTGGAGTCATAGGAGATGGTTTGTATTTTGATTATAAAGATCCCAATGGATTGAGGTGGTTAATTGGCCAACCCGATAACAACGTCGGGCAGGTTGATTTTATACAAACCGGACTCGGACAATCCCGCTATTTATTAGACCCTCAGGAGTGTTTTTCAAATCTGGGTGGCCCGGAAATTGAGGGAACCTGGTATCCTTACAAGCTACCTGCTGATTCGTTTAGTATAACTCCGGTTTGGATTGATCCATTGTCGAAAGTTACACAGGGTACCATGAAAATGTCGGAGCTCAATAACGTAGATATTGTATTTACTTCTGATAAATCAAAATGGAGTCGTTGTGTAGTCATTGAAACCTGGAATTCTAACACGACAATGGATCCTAATTTACTAAAATTGTACAAGAATTTTGCAATTAAAAAGAATCCATCAGTTACTAAAGATGATTTAGATGGAGATGGTTTGCCAGATATAGATACAAACGAGGACAGTACAGGCTATGGTTGGTTTCCGGGATATGCTGTAGATGTTGAAACTGGAAAACGATTAAATATTTTCTTTGGAGAAAATTCATTTTATTCAAGCGATAATGATTTGCTCAATTTTCCTGCCTGTACTCAAAGAGGATTAACAGGAAATGACATGATGTATAATCCAACTGATGAATACGTAATTTTGGATCAAGGATGTCCATTTAATGCACTAATCTCTGAATTAGGAGTTCCTCTGGGAGGTCATCATTACATTTATGTGACCAAGACCCCCTATGATTCCTGTAAGTCCTTCAGAGCAGGTCTGAATTCAACAAGGATTGCAGATAAGAACAGATTATTCCGTGATTTCACCTGGTGTAGTATGTCGGTGATCAATCAGGGAATGCAAATGAATTCATATAAGGATGGTCTGATACCTAATGACGTGACTGTGAGATTGCGTGTGGATAATCCTTACCAATACGCGGTTGGTACCAATGAAAACAAAGGACATAATTTATATTCCTTTACGGTTTCGGGTTTTGAAGCCGATGTTGTGGTTGATCAATCATCCTTTACAAATGCATTGGACAATGTGAATGTGGTACCTAATCCGTACTACGGATTTTCGAATTATGAAACGGGACAATTTTCTAATGTTGTCAAAATTACCAACCTTCCGGCAAGCTGTACAGTAACCATCTACTCTGTCGATGGTAAATTTATCAAGCAGTATAAAAGAGATGAGGTTCCTGTGAAGAGAAGAGGTTCCAATCCGGGCATTGTAGAAACGCAAATCACACCAGATCTCGAATGGGATTTGACGAATTTTAAAAGCATACCGGTATCGAGTGGGGCATATATCATACACATTAAAGAAAACACTACCGGAGCTGAACGCATCGTGAAGTGGTTTGGTGTAGCCAGAAAATTCGATCCATCCGGATTATAATTAGAAAAAATTTAACCTGCCCGGAAAAGAAACCGGGCAGGATTTTTTGAAATTAATAAATTCATGTTTTATGCATAAAAAGTTACTTAGCCTCGTCATCTTATTAAACCTAGCTGTTATAGCCTTTGCGGGAAATCCCGACAGACAGGGAGAGGCGGGCGCTTATGAGTTGTTGATGAATCCATGGCCAAGAAGCGGCGCACTCAATAGCTTGAACGCTTCGCGCGTGGGTGGAATAGAAGCCATGATGCTGAATCCTGCCGGACTTTGCAGGATCAACAATTGGGAATTGGGGATTGCTCAAACCAAGTGGCTGCGACCCAGCGGTATTGAAATCAGCTCAGGAGCTTTCGCTACAAAAGTGGGCAAAAATGGTACATTGGGTATAGCATTGATGAGCATGAACCTGGGTGATATTAAAGTGACTACAACCACTAATCCCGAAGGAACCGGAGCATTTTATTCTCCTAATTTCAGCAATATTGCTATTGGATATTCGCATTTATTTGGCAACAAGATTTCTGTTGGATTCCTTGTGCGAGGAATTTCAGAAGGGATTCAGGACTTAAGTGCGTTTGGTATGTCTTTGGATGCAGGAGTACAATACGTTACCGGTGATGAAAACAATTTTAAATTCGGGATTGCTCTCAGAAATATTGGCGGCCCGATGAGTTTCAGCGGCGACGGGCTCTCAGCGCAGTTAAAAAGTCCTGAAAATACAGACCTCACCTACAACATCAGACTTACACAATTTGAATTGCCATCGCAATTGCATATCGGTGTTTCTTATGATTTTAATCCTTCCGGACAAATTGGTTTCACACCCATTGTCAATTTCACTTCCAATTCTTTTGGAAGAGACGAAATTGGTGCCGGTGTCGATACCAGACTGACTAAATATCTGGATCTAAGAGCTTCTTATAAACTGGAATTGGGAGAGGCTATCGAAGGAGATGTCAATACTGCTCATACAGGTTTAGCCGCGGGAGTCACAATAAATGTTCCTTTGAGTAAGAAGAACGACAGCAGACTGGCTATTGATTATTGTTACAGACATTCTGATCCGTTTGACGGAACCCATCAACTTGGTTTGAGGTTAGAATTTTAATTTTCCCTGAACTAAACAGGGGTATTATGTTGTTGTAATATTTAAAGAGCAAAAAATAAAACGTTTGTCGCCCCAAGCGGCAAGCGTTTTTTTACTTTAATCAGCCAAATAATTGAATCATGAATGGATTGAATTACATGACCCAGGAAGGTTATGATAAGCTAAAGCACGAACTGGATCATTTAAAAACTACCGGCAGACAAGATGCGGCCAAAGCAATTGCTGAAGCCCGGGAAAAGGGCGATCTTTCGGAAAATGCAGAATACCATGCTGCTAAAGATGCACAGGGTATGTTGGAGTTTAAGATTCATGAGCTGGAGAAAAAATTGATGAATGTCAGAATTCTTACAGAAGACGATATCGATACCTCCAGTGTCGCCATGTTAACCAATGTCAGGATTAAAAATCACAAGGCGAACAAAGAAATGACCTTGAAGATCGTTTCTGAAGCTGAAGCGGATGTGAAAGCCAGTCGAATTTCTGTAAATTCACCAATCGGACAAGGGCTCCTGGGTAAAAAAGTAGGAGAAAGAGCCGTGGTCAATACACCTGCCGGCGAAATGGTTCTCGAAGTTCTTGAAATAACCATCTGATGGCAAGCATCTTTACCCGTATTATCGGGGGTGAAATACCCTGCTATAAAGTTGCGGAAAATGAATTTTGCTTTTCATTCCTGGATATTAAGCCCCTTGCCAAAGGCCATTGCCTGGTCATCCCTAAACAAGAAATTGACTATATTTTTGATGTGCCGGATGAGCTTATAATAGAAATGATGTTGTTCTCAAAAAAACTGGCCGTAGCTTTAAAAAAGGTAGTTCCTTGTTTAAAAATTGGAATGAGTGTCATTGGACTCGAAGTACCTCACGCACACATTCATTTGGTTCCGCTCCAGCAAATTTCAGATTTAAATTTTAGCAATCCACGAATGCAATTTTCAGAAGAGGATTACAAAGAACTTGCTGAAAAAATATCTCAGGCATTTTCAAATGTATAATGGCATTTAGTGATTCATTATTAATAGAAAAGCCAATGAATACAAAAGTGAATTACCCTGGAGGGATCACTTTTTCCGGATTCTTTTCTATGAACTTTTTCCACCCCGTGGATGCTTCTTTAGGTTTTTCAGGGGATTTGATTTGAAATGACAGGCATAGGGCAGCTGCCAGTGCATCCGATGCATCAAAATATTTGGAGTTCATTTTAAAATTGAGAATGGATTCCAACATGCCGGCTACCTGTTCTTTACTTGCATTTCCATTTCCGGTAATTGACTTTTTTATTTTTTTTGGTGAAAACTCGTGAATTTCAAGACCCATCACCATGGCTGCGGCAATAGCAACTCCCTGAGCACGACCCAATTTGTGCATACTTTGTGCATTTTTTCCAAAGAATGGAGCTTCAATGGAAAGCGCAAATGGTTGATACTTTTCGATCAGTTCCTGAATGCTTAAAAATATTTCTTTTAATTTATCCTGATGAGAATCGATCGACTTTAAGTGCAAAACATTAAATTCAATAACTGAAGTATGATTATCTTTGAATTCAATGATTCCGTAACCCAGTACATTTGTACCCGGATCAACACCCAAAATGCGAAATGACTTATGCATGCCATGGCAAATGTAATCACGATTGACGAATTGGTGTTCTCATGAATAATAGTCAGGAAGCTTTGTTTTCAATTTGGAAGAATGCGATCAGAAAGCCTGGTTTTACTTGGATGCCTCTCATGGCTTTTGTTGGTTTATGGATTGTACTTCTCAATGAGCTAAACGTATGGAAGTTCAATTTTTATTTTTTTGATTATTATTTTTTAACGGCCCTGTTTTTCATCGTTTTTTTAATTCCCTTCAATATCGGATTTGAGGCATTGAAGTTTTCGGTGATCAGAAGGTCTGGGTTTTCTGTTTGGGACAATGCAATTAAAATTTGCATGGGATGCTGTATGCAATTCTTATTGCCTTTTGGATTGGGAATGGTGACGGGGCGAATTTGGAATTCTAAGGAAATTGATAAACGCGCGCAGATAGAAGCAAGCATTTTAGGTGGTACCATGCAATCAATTAGCAACCTGAGTGGTTTGGTTTTACTGG includes:
- the ruvC gene encoding crossover junction endodeoxyribonuclease RuvC, whose translation is MHKSFRILGVDPGTNVLGYGIIEFKDNHTSVIEFNVLHLKSIDSHQDKLKEIFLSIQELIEKYQPFALSIEAPFFGKNAQSMHKLGRAQGVAIAAAMVMGLEIHEFSPKKIKKSITGNGNASKEQVAGMLESILNFKMNSKYFDASDALAAALCLSFQIKSPEKPKEASTGWKKFIEKNPEKVIPPG
- the greA gene encoding transcription elongation factor GreA, which translates into the protein MNGLNYMTQEGYDKLKHELDHLKTTGRQDAAKAIAEAREKGDLSENAEYHAAKDAQGMLEFKIHELEKKLMNVRILTEDDIDTSSVAMLTNVRIKNHKANKEMTLKIVSEAEADVKASRISVNSPIGQGLLGKKVGERAVVNTPAGEMVLEVLEITI
- a CDS encoding HIT family protein, which translates into the protein MASIFTRIIGGEIPCYKVAENEFCFSFLDIKPLAKGHCLVIPKQEIDYIFDVPDELIIEMMLFSKKLAVALKKVVPCLKIGMSVIGLEVPHAHIHLVPLQQISDLNFSNPRMQFSEEDYKELAEKISQAFSNV
- a CDS encoding PorV/PorQ family protein: MHKKLLSLVILLNLAVIAFAGNPDRQGEAGAYELLMNPWPRSGALNSLNASRVGGIEAMMLNPAGLCRINNWELGIAQTKWLRPSGIEISSGAFATKVGKNGTLGIALMSMNLGDIKVTTTTNPEGTGAFYSPNFSNIAIGYSHLFGNKISVGFLVRGISEGIQDLSAFGMSLDAGVQYVTGDENNFKFGIALRNIGGPMSFSGDGLSAQLKSPENTDLTYNIRLTQFELPSQLHIGVSYDFNPSGQIGFTPIVNFTSNSFGRDEIGAGVDTRLTKYLDLRASYKLELGEAIEGDVNTAHTGLAAGVTINVPLSKKNDSRLAIDYCYRHSDPFDGTHQLGLRLEF